The following coding sequences are from one Saccharomyces cerevisiae S288C chromosome X, complete sequence window:
- the ILV3 gene encoding dihydroxy-acid dehydratase ILV3 (Dihydroxyacid dehydratase; putative 2Fe-2S protein; catalyzes third step in the common pathway leading to biosynthesis of branched-chain amino acids): MGLLTKVATSRQFSTTRCVAKKLNKYSYIITEPKGQGASQAMLYATGFKKEDFKKPQVGVGSCWWSGNPCNMHLLDLNNRCSQSIEKAGLKAMQFNTIGVSDGISMGTKGMRYSLQSREIIADSFETIMMAQHYDANIAIPSCDKNMPGVMMAMGRHNRPSIMVYGGTILPGHPTCGSSKISKNIDIVSAFQSYGEYISKQFTEEEREDVVEHACPGPGSCGGMYTANTMASAAEVLGLTIPNSSSFPAVSKEKLAECDNIGEYIKKTMELGILPRDILTKEAFENAITYVVATGGSTNAVLHLVAVAHSAGVKLSPDDFQRISDTTPLIGDFKPSGKYVMADLINVGGTQSVIKYLYENNMLHGNTMTVTGDTLAERAKKAPSLPEGQEIIKPLSHPIKANGHLQILYGSLAPGGAVGKITGKEGTYFKGRARVFEEEGAFIEALERGEIKKGEKTVVVIRYEGPRGAPGMPEMLKPSSALMGYGLGKDVALLTDGRFSGGSHGFLIGHIVPEAAEGGPIGLVRDGDEIIIDADNNKIDLLVSDKEMAQRKQSWVAPPPRYTRGTLSKYAKLVSNASNGCVLDA; encoded by the coding sequence ATGGGCTTGTTAACGAAAGTTGCTACATCTAGACAATTCTCTACAACGAGATGCGTTGCAAAGAAGCTCAACAAGTACTCGTATATCATCACTGAACCTAAGGGCCAAGGTGCGTCCCAGGCCATGCTTTATGCCACCGGTTTCAAGAAGGAAGATTTCAAGAAGCCTCAAGTCGGGGTTGGTTCCTGTTGGTGGTCCGGTAACCCATGTAACATGCATCTATTGGACTTGAATAACAGATGTTCTCAATCCATTGAAAAAGCGGGTTTGAAAGCTATGCAGTTCAACACCATCGGTGTTTCAGACGGTATCTCTATGGGTACTAAAGGTATGAGATACTCGTTACAAAGTAGAGAAATCATTGCAGACTCCTTTGAAACCATCATGATGGCACAACACTACGATGCTAACATCGCCATCCCATCATGTGACAAAAACATGCCCGGTGTCATGATGGCCATGGGTAGACATAACAGACCTTCCATCATGGTATATGGTGGTACTATCTTGCCCGGTCATCCAACATGTGGTTCTTCGAAGATCTCTAAAAACATCGATATCGTCTCTGCGTTCCAATCCTACGGTGAATATATTTCCAAGCAATTcactgaagaagaaagagaagatgTTGTGGAACATGCATGCCCAGGTCCTGGTTCTTGTGGTGGTATGTATACTGCCAACACAATGGCTTCTGCCGCTGAAGTGCTAGGTTTGACCATTCCAAACTCCTCTTCCTTCCCAGCCGTTTCCAAGGAGAAGTTAGCTGAGTGTGACAACATTGGTGAATACATCAAGAAGACAATGGAATTGGGTATTTTACCTCGTGATATCCTCACAAAAGAGGCTTTTGAAAACGCCATTACTTATGTCGTTGCAACCGGTGGGTCCACTAATGCTGTTTTGCATTTGGTGGCTGTTGCTCACTCTGCGGGTGTCAAGTTGTCACCAGATGATTTCCAAAGAATCAGTGATACTACACCATTGATCGGTGACTTCAAACCTTCTGGTAAATACGTCATGGCCGATTTGATTAACGTTGGTGGTACCCAATCTGTGATTAAGTATCTATATGAAAACAACATGTTGCACGGTAACACAATGACTGTTACCGGTGACACTTTGGCAGAACGTGCAAAGAAAGCACCAAGCCTACCTGAAGGACAAGAGATTATTAAGCCACTCTCCCACCCAATCAAGGCCAACGGTCACTTGCAAATTCTGTACGGTTCATTGGCACCAGGTGGAGCTGTGGGTAAAATTACCGGTAAGGAAGGTACTTACTTCAAGGGTAGAGCACGTGTGTTCGAAGAGGAAGGTGCCTTTATTGAAGCCTTGGAAAGAGGTGAAATCAAGAAGGGTGAAAAAACCGTTGTTGTTATCAGATATGAAGGTCCAAGAGGTGCACCAGGTATGCCTGAAATGCTAAAGCCTTCCTCTGCTCTGATGGGTTACGGTTTGGGTAAAGATGTTGCATTGTTGACTGATGGTAGATTCTCTGGTGGTTCTCACGGGTTCTTAATCGGCCACATTGTTCCCGAAGCCGCTGAAGGTGGTCCTATCGGGTTGGTCAGAGACGGCGATGAGATTATCATTGATGCTGATAATAACAAGATTGACCTATTAGTCTCTGATAAGGAAATGGCTCAACGTAAACAAAGTTGGGTTGCACCTCCACCTCGTTACACAAGAGGTACTCTATCCAAGTATGCTAAGTTGGTTTCCAACGCTTCCAACGGTTGTGTTTTAGATGCTTGA
- the ESS1 gene encoding peptidylprolyl isomerase ESS1 (Peptidylprolyl-cis/trans-isomerase (PPIase); specific for phosphorylated S/T residues N-terminal to proline; regulates phosphorylation of RNAPII large subunit (Rpo21p) C-terminal domain (CTD) at Ser7; associates with phospho-Ser5 form of RNAPII in vivo; present along entire coding length of genes; represses initiation of CUTs; required for efficient termination of mRNA transcription, trimethylation of histone H3; human ortholog PIN1 can complement yeast null and ts mutants), with the protein MPSDVASRTGLPTPWTVRYSKSKKREYFFNPETKHSQWEEPEGTNKDQLHKHLRDHPVRVRCLHILIKHKDSRRPASHRSENITISKQDATDELKTLITRLDDDSKTNSFEALAKERSDCSSYKRGGDLGWFGRGEMQPSFEDAAFQLKVGEVSDIVESGSGVHVIKRVG; encoded by the coding sequence ATGCCATCTGACGTAGCATCGAGGACCGGGCTGCCAACCCCGTGGACCGTCAGGTATAGTAAGTCCAAGAAAAGAgagtattttttcaatccaGAGACGAAGCACTCGCAATGGGAGGAGCCTGAGGGCACCAACAAGGACCAGCTACACAAGCACTTAAGAGACCATCCAGTGCGTGTAAGATGCCTGCACATTCTCATCAAGCACAAGGATTCAAGAAGACCCGCATCGCATAGATCCGAGAACATTACGATATCCAAGCAAGACGCTACGGACGAACTGAAAACCTTAATCACGAGGTTGGATGACGACTCTAAGACGAACTCCTTCGAGGCCCTGGCTAAAGAGAGATCAGATTGCTCTTCATACAAGCGAGGCGGCGACCTCGGCTGGTTCGGGAGAGGCGAGATGCAGCCTAGCTTTGAAGACGCTGCCTTCCAGCTCAAGGTCGGCGAGGTAAGCGATATCGTTGAATCAGGAAGCGGTGTTCATGTGATCAAGCGGGTAGGTTAG